A window from Dehalobacter sp. DCA encodes these proteins:
- the purR gene encoding pur operon repressor, translated as MKRIERMIALTEILISHPNELLTLGFFADRFDTARSTISEDLVAIKESLMLTDKGNLDTISGAAGGVKYLPGIGREEAKNFLTSLAGNLNAGDRTLPGGFLYMSDILYNPIIARKLGLIFASVFRKRSPEAVITIETKGIPLALMTADALGVPAVVVQHGNKVTEGSSVSINYISGSSKRIQTMSLTRKALGTGKKVLIIDDFIKAGGTAKGLIDLMQEFDAKVVGLGILMEDTLWNNSRLVEDYLALLQLEIDSSKGRTFVKANDPKMM; from the coding sequence ATGAAAAGAATTGAAAGAATGATTGCGTTAACAGAAATCCTGATTTCCCACCCGAATGAGCTTTTGACTTTGGGTTTTTTTGCCGACCGTTTTGATACTGCGAGATCGACCATCAGTGAAGATCTGGTCGCGATTAAAGAAAGTTTAATGCTCACGGACAAGGGCAATTTGGATACAATTTCAGGGGCGGCCGGAGGTGTCAAGTATTTGCCCGGAATCGGCAGAGAAGAAGCAAAAAACTTCCTGACATCTCTTGCCGGAAATTTAAATGCGGGCGACAGAACGCTTCCTGGCGGATTTCTTTATATGTCCGATATTCTCTATAATCCTATCATTGCCAGGAAATTAGGGCTTATTTTTGCGAGCGTTTTTCGAAAAAGAAGTCCTGAAGCCGTGATAACGATTGAAACAAAAGGGATTCCGCTGGCCCTGATGACTGCTGATGCGCTGGGTGTACCTGCTGTTGTGGTGCAGCATGGCAATAAAGTGACGGAAGGCTCTTCGGTTAGTATCAATTACATATCCGGTTCCTCCAAAAGAATTCAGACCATGTCTTTAACCCGCAAGGCTTTGGGTACCGGGAAAAAAGTACTGATCATTGATGACTTCATTAAAGCCGGGGGCACAGCCAAAGGGCTGATCGACCTTATGCAGGAATTTGATGCCAAAGTCGTAGGCCTTGGCATTTTGATGGAAGACACACTCTGGAATAACTCAAGGCTAGTCGAAGACTACCTTGCTCTTCTGCAGCTGGAAATCGATTCTTCAAAAGGCAGGACGTTTGTCAAGGCAAATGACCCAAAAATGATGTAG
- a CDS encoding PRC-barrel domain-containing protein, translating to MLPSKKILSLPIISLKEGQQIGFVRNIVIDPKAKAVAALMVDPKGFFKEQRIIPYNRVVSIGENVITVSTENQAEKATNLPDILELLKEKTAIIGTKVITASGKTLGIIEEFYIDTENGMISSLDISGGKIESLFKGKASLKADDILTIGSDVVVAVKGCEERLELFTKGINDNVKSIIQVASQKASRKSQDLNRFWKKNKDAETNEDFPDDTDKPIQPVSAEISTSVTDNFCEGQDEEATNADKGPKDGLI from the coding sequence ATGCTGCCCAGTAAAAAAATTTTATCCCTGCCGATTATTTCTCTCAAAGAAGGCCAACAAATCGGGTTTGTGCGTAATATCGTCATTGACCCGAAAGCCAAAGCTGTTGCCGCATTGATGGTCGACCCCAAGGGGTTCTTCAAAGAACAGCGTATTATTCCTTATAACAGGGTTGTCAGCATTGGTGAAAACGTCATCACCGTCAGCACTGAGAATCAAGCGGAAAAAGCGACAAATTTGCCTGATATTTTAGAACTTCTCAAAGAAAAAACGGCGATCATTGGAACAAAAGTCATTACTGCCAGCGGCAAAACCCTCGGTATCATTGAAGAGTTCTATATCGATACCGAAAATGGCATGATATCAAGTCTTGATATCTCCGGAGGTAAAATAGAGAGTCTTTTCAAGGGAAAAGCCAGCTTGAAAGCCGACGATATTCTTACCATCGGTTCCGATGTCGTCGTTGCGGTCAAAGGCTGTGAAGAAAGACTTGAACTTTTTACGAAAGGCATCAATGATAATGTCAAATCCATCATCCAGGTTGCTTCCCAAAAGGCAAGCCGAAAAAGTCAGGACCTAAACAGATTCTGGAAAAAGAACAAGGACGCTGAAACAAACGAAGATTTCCCGGATGATACAGACAAGCCAATCCAGCCTGTCTCAGCAGAAATCAGCACGTCTGTTACGGATAATTTCTGCGAGGGGCAGGATGAAGAAGCCACCAATGCAGACAAGGGTCCCAAAGACGGCCTTATCTGA
- a CDS encoding GntR family transcriptional regulator, with protein MERRLVPVKLDSYKPLREIVLEALREAIVSGVLEPGERLMEIQLAEEMGVSRTPVREAIRKLELEGFVVMVPRRGAYVAGVSHKDVKDVFEIRAALEGLAAGLAAEKITEEEIDEMERILYYEKMPDSLDVIVQSDIDFHALLYKASRNERLIQILANLKEQTQRFRTTSLAVPGRVKNTIQEHRAIIDAVARHDVEEAQKLAAAHIENAGNVMFEALRGMSSSRKSE; from the coding sequence ATGGAAAGACGTTTAGTACCGGTAAAACTTGATAGCTATAAACCTCTGAGGGAAATTGTGCTTGAGGCTCTACGGGAGGCTATCGTCAGTGGAGTCCTGGAGCCGGGAGAACGCTTGATGGAAATCCAGCTGGCAGAGGAAATGGGCGTAAGCCGTACACCTGTAAGAGAAGCGATCCGCAAACTTGAACTGGAGGGCTTTGTGGTCATGGTTCCGCGAAGGGGCGCTTATGTGGCAGGGGTCTCTCATAAGGATGTCAAAGACGTATTTGAAATCCGTGCAGCCCTGGAAGGACTGGCAGCAGGACTCGCCGCCGAGAAGATTACAGAAGAAGAGATTGACGAGATGGAGCGGATTTTATATTATGAAAAAATGCCTGATTCTCTGGATGTTATTGTCCAGTCCGATATAGACTTCCACGCTCTTTTGTATAAGGCAAGCCGGAATGAAAGGCTGATCCAAATTCTTGCGAACCTGAAAGAGCAGACACAGCGGTTCCGGACAACATCTTTGGCAGTTCCGGGAAGGGTTAAAAATACGATTCAGGAACACCGGGCGATCATTGATGCTGTGGCAAGGCATGATGTGGAAGAAGCGCAAAAGCTTGCAGCGGCGCATATTGAAAATGCCGGGAATGTCATGTTTGAAGCTTTAAGGGGCATGTCATCGAGCCGCAAAAGCGAATAA
- the mfd gene encoding transcription-repair coupling factor, which produces MPTINDFLYKGLDIGEISAALSREESPQMIYQITGSEKAAFAAQVSLLKQQALIITYTDEQAQKWARDLEAWLPGKNIMLFPTTEWLPFEVFSRSHEITAERIRVLSTLLPFNRETDSETIVVAPVQAIMKKLIRPEKWLIHCILFKVGEQYAVSDLMRLLVEAGYEREETIEGRGQFALRGGILDIAPHDRDPVRIEFFDEEVDSIRVFDLETQKSLESISEVLIVPVQEYVIDTKRQQDLKGEIKARARKAVGRLQRLDRVEAVKRLHKKVEYLENRLNTGILDESIYPYLSLLSEEYVPFFEWLDHDCLVFLDEPLRLKEQLDFQSNQRLTEFTDNLEKGEEFVNPDHLFISFEDLLASGKRPLLGLSNLLREIPGFDPKRVTNMIARPLAGYGKTSILVEEIQRWKSIGYVIALFAGNEEQSQRLGQGLKDRSINASLVRMEDPIIQGGVYIYPLSINQGFELPVSKMVIFSESEIYRRERKHQAKPKKSSKETDILSFSDLKPGDYVVHFYHGIGKFTGIETIEVDGIEKDYFAIRYAGEDKLYVPLDQLQLLQKYLGTEESSTPKLNKLNGNEWNKAKARAQGAVKEMAINLLELYAKREGAVGFAYPEDSHWQKEFEDRFPYEETPDQLQSIMEVKKDMMKSRPMDRLLCGDVGYGKTEVALRAAFKAVISGKQVAVMVPTTILAQQHYNTFRERFMDYPVKIEMLSRFRTAKEQKQIIQSLKDGSLDIVVGTHRLLSEGVSFKDLGLLVVDEEQRFGVAHKERIKTLKTNVDVLTLSATPIPRTLHMSLVGLRDMSVIMTPPEDRFPVQTFVAEFNADLVRDAIRRELYRGGQAFFVHNRVETLDRVVRLLNLIIPEARCGVVHGQMSETQLEKEMISFLEKEKDILICTTIIETGLDMPNVNTLIVDGADKFGLSQLYQLRGRVGRSNRKAYAYFLYQPQKILTEEAEKRLTTIREFTEFGSGFKIAMRDLEIRGAGNFIGGEQHGHLASIGFSLYVKMLKEAVQQLRGETVEEVAEPVIDIQVKALLPDEYIVDKQIKATLYQRMLGISSEEHLSDFLDELVDRFGNPPDEVENLAKIIRIRMKAKQLGLEQVVQHKQNISLRFAADPEISGEQLMSIAAKFPYPLSFAAGEQGNLELNLRLRVSSIEDIFKAIFKLFDILEEYVMHPAAAARTVSGIV; this is translated from the coding sequence ATGCCTACGATTAATGATTTTTTGTACAAAGGTTTGGATATTGGGGAAATAAGCGCTGCTTTAAGCAGAGAAGAGTCCCCACAAATGATTTACCAAATAACCGGCAGCGAAAAAGCTGCGTTTGCAGCCCAGGTCTCCTTGCTGAAGCAGCAGGCTCTGATCATCACCTATACAGATGAACAAGCCCAAAAATGGGCAAGAGATCTGGAGGCATGGCTTCCGGGAAAAAATATTATGCTTTTCCCGACAACAGAGTGGCTTCCGTTTGAAGTTTTCAGCAGAAGTCACGAAATTACGGCAGAGAGAATCCGGGTCCTGAGCACCCTGCTCCCATTCAACCGGGAAACAGACAGCGAAACAATTGTCGTTGCGCCCGTCCAGGCGATCATGAAGAAACTAATTCGCCCGGAAAAGTGGCTGATACATTGTATCCTTTTTAAGGTCGGGGAACAGTATGCAGTTTCTGACCTTATGCGCTTATTGGTAGAGGCCGGCTATGAACGTGAAGAAACCATTGAGGGCAGAGGCCAGTTTGCTTTGCGCGGTGGGATTCTCGATATTGCACCACATGACAGAGATCCTGTCAGGATAGAATTTTTTGATGAGGAAGTAGATTCTATCCGGGTATTTGATTTGGAGACCCAAAAATCGCTGGAAAGTATTTCTGAGGTCCTTATTGTTCCTGTTCAGGAGTATGTTATTGATACCAAAAGGCAGCAGGATCTGAAAGGGGAAATCAAAGCCAGAGCCCGCAAAGCCGTCGGTCGTTTACAGCGGCTGGATCGGGTAGAAGCTGTTAAGAGACTTCATAAAAAAGTAGAATATCTTGAAAACCGGCTGAACACGGGAATTCTTGATGAAAGCATTTATCCTTACCTGAGTCTGCTGTCCGAAGAGTATGTTCCTTTCTTTGAATGGCTCGATCATGATTGTCTTGTATTTCTCGATGAACCGCTCCGGCTTAAGGAGCAGCTGGATTTTCAGTCCAATCAGCGTCTTACTGAATTTACGGACAACCTAGAAAAGGGAGAAGAGTTTGTTAATCCCGATCATTTATTTATCAGCTTTGAAGATTTGCTCGCCAGCGGAAAGCGTCCTTTGCTGGGCCTGTCGAATTTATTGCGGGAAATACCCGGGTTTGACCCTAAAAGAGTGACGAACATGATTGCCCGCCCTTTAGCCGGGTATGGTAAGACTTCAATCCTGGTGGAAGAGATTCAGCGGTGGAAGTCCATCGGATACGTGATTGCACTTTTTGCAGGGAACGAGGAACAATCTCAGAGGCTTGGGCAAGGGTTAAAGGACAGAAGCATTAATGCCAGTCTGGTCAGGATGGAAGATCCGATCATACAGGGCGGCGTTTATATTTATCCGCTTTCGATCAATCAAGGCTTTGAACTGCCTGTAAGCAAAATGGTTATTTTTTCAGAATCGGAAATATACCGAAGAGAACGAAAACACCAGGCAAAACCCAAAAAAAGCTCAAAAGAAACAGATATTCTTTCTTTCAGCGACCTTAAACCAGGTGATTACGTTGTGCACTTTTACCATGGAATCGGCAAGTTTACCGGAATTGAAACCATTGAGGTCGATGGTATTGAAAAGGATTATTTTGCGATTCGTTATGCCGGTGAAGATAAGCTGTATGTACCGCTTGATCAGCTGCAGCTGCTGCAGAAATACCTCGGGACAGAAGAATCAAGCACACCCAAGCTGAACAAACTGAACGGCAATGAATGGAACAAGGCAAAGGCCAGGGCACAGGGTGCTGTTAAAGAGATGGCCATCAATTTGCTTGAGCTTTATGCGAAAAGGGAAGGGGCTGTGGGATTTGCTTATCCGGAAGACAGCCACTGGCAGAAAGAGTTTGAAGACCGCTTTCCATATGAAGAAACACCAGACCAGTTGCAGAGTATTATGGAAGTCAAGAAAGATATGATGAAGTCCCGGCCGATGGACCGGCTTCTTTGCGGGGATGTGGGGTACGGTAAAACTGAGGTTGCCCTGAGAGCCGCATTTAAGGCGGTAATCAGCGGCAAGCAGGTTGCAGTCATGGTACCGACGACCATCCTCGCCCAGCAGCATTATAATACGTTTAGAGAACGCTTTATGGATTATCCTGTAAAAATCGAAATGCTAAGCCGTTTTCGCACAGCCAAGGAACAGAAGCAGATCATTCAGAGTCTGAAGGACGGATCGCTTGATATCGTGGTCGGTACCCACCGTCTCCTATCGGAAGGGGTTAGCTTCAAGGACCTGGGTCTGCTTGTTGTCGATGAAGAGCAGCGTTTTGGTGTTGCTCACAAAGAGAGGATCAAAACCCTGAAGACCAATGTGGATGTTTTAACTCTTTCAGCTACGCCGATTCCCAGAACCCTGCATATGTCTCTAGTTGGCTTAAGAGATATGAGCGTTATCATGACGCCTCCGGAAGATAGGTTCCCTGTTCAAACATTTGTTGCCGAATTTAATGCGGATCTGGTAAGAGATGCAATACGCAGAGAATTATACAGAGGGGGCCAGGCGTTTTTTGTCCATAACCGGGTTGAGACACTGGATAGAGTGGTCAGACTGCTGAATTTGATTATCCCGGAAGCCCGTTGTGGGGTTGTGCATGGGCAGATGAGCGAAACCCAACTCGAGAAAGAAATGATTTCTTTTTTGGAAAAAGAGAAAGATATTCTAATTTGCACTACCATCATCGAAACAGGTTTGGATATGCCGAACGTCAATACACTTATTGTCGATGGAGCGGACAAATTTGGCCTGAGCCAGCTTTATCAGCTCAGGGGCAGGGTGGGCAGGTCAAACCGGAAAGCGTATGCCTACTTTTTATACCAACCGCAAAAAATTCTGACAGAAGAAGCAGAAAAGAGGCTGACTACAATCAGGGAATTCACTGAATTTGGTTCCGGTTTCAAGATTGCCATGCGTGATTTGGAAATAAGAGGAGCAGGCAATTTTATCGGGGGGGAGCAGCATGGGCATCTTGCAAGCATTGGCTTCAGCCTTTATGTCAAGATGCTGAAAGAGGCAGTTCAGCAATTACGTGGTGAAACAGTGGAAGAAGTCGCTGAGCCAGTCATAGATATTCAGGTCAAGGCGCTCCTTCCTGATGAATATATCGTGGATAAGCAGATTAAGGCTACGCTTTACCAGAGAATGCTCGGCATTTCTAGTGAAGAACACTTAAGTGACTTTCTGGATGAACTGGTGGACAGATTTGGAAACCCGCCCGATGAAGTTGAAAACCTGGCTAAAATTATCAGGATAAGAATGAAAGCCAAACAACTGGGTCTCGAACAGGTTGTTCAGCATAAACAGAATATCTCCCTGCGGTTTGCCGCTGATCCCGAAATATCCGGAGAACAGCTGATGAGTATTGCCGCAAAATTTCCTTACCCGTTGTCATTTGCAGCTGGGGAACAAGGCAATCTTGAATTGAATCTGCGGCTTAGGGTTTCGAGTATAGAAGATATCTTTAAAGCCATATTTAAATTATTTGATATTTTAGAGGAATATGTGATGCATCCGGCAGCAGCTGCCAGGACCGTATCCGGTATAGTTTAA
- the pth gene encoding aminoacyl-tRNA hydrolase: MRAVIGLGNPGVKYSETKHNAGFMLLDRIAAQEGLSFRNDFRGKVAEMRNKDERIFFLKPITYMNLSGLAVGELISYYKINTQNILVVHDDMDLPLGRIRLRAKGSAGGHNGLKSIIAELGSQEFWRLKIGVGRPKAEFDVVNHVLSTFAKEEKAVLDGTLDRAQRAVGLWIEGHGDEAMNLFNQEKQSL; this comes from the coding sequence ATGAGGGCTGTAATCGGTCTCGGGAATCCGGGAGTTAAATATAGCGAGACAAAACATAATGCAGGGTTCATGCTACTGGACAGAATTGCTGCTCAGGAAGGACTGTCTTTCCGTAATGATTTTCGCGGCAAAGTGGCTGAAATGAGAAACAAAGATGAGCGGATATTCTTTCTGAAGCCAATTACCTATATGAATCTAAGCGGTTTAGCCGTTGGGGAACTGATAAGTTATTATAAAATAAATACGCAGAATATATTGGTGGTCCATGATGATATGGATCTCCCCCTCGGTAGGATACGATTAAGGGCCAAAGGGAGTGCCGGGGGACACAACGGATTGAAATCCATCATTGCGGAATTGGGGTCACAGGAGTTCTGGCGTCTTAAAATCGGCGTTGGAAGACCAAAGGCAGAATTTGATGTGGTTAACCATGTACTCTCAACGTTTGCCAAAGAGGAAAAAGCAGTGTTGGATGGTACTCTGGACAGGGCACAGCGTGCTGTGGGATTGTGGATAGAGGGCCACGGGGATGAGGCCATGAATCTATTTAACCAGGAGAAACAGTCACTTTAA
- the spoVG gene encoding septation regulator SpoVG has protein sequence MEITDVRVRKVNAEGKMKAVVSVTFDNEFVVHDVKVVEGTNGLFVAMPSRKTPEGDFRDIAHPISSAAREKIQTKVLEEYGKGIE, from the coding sequence ATGGAGATTACTGACGTCAGAGTCCGAAAGGTAAATGCCGAAGGCAAGATGAAAGCAGTCGTATCGGTTACATTTGACAACGAATTTGTTGTTCACGATGTAAAAGTGGTTGAAGGGACGAATGGTCTATTTGTGGCGATGCCCAGTCGAAAGACCCCAGAAGGCGATTTTCGCGATATTGCCCACCCGATTTCATCTGCGGCAAGAGAAAAAATCCAGACTAAGGTACTGGAAGAATACGGAAAGGGCATTGAATAA
- a CDS encoding ribose-phosphate diphosphokinase produces the protein MATKELKIFCGNANRELAQEIADYLGISMGVANVKTFMDGEINIGIDESVRGADVFVVQPTCAPTNDSIMELLILIDALRRASAYRITAVVPYYGYARQERKTKAREPITAKLMANLITTAGADRLVAMDLHAPAIQGFFDIPVDHLPGVPILAEYFMEKKLENICVVSPDIGGVGRARNFAERIGASLAIVDKRRPEPNVSKIMHVIGDLQGKIAVLIDDITDTGGTITQAAAVLMEKGAKEVYACCTHPVLSGPAIGILEKSVIKEFVVTNTIPLTPEKKIDKIKVLSVAPLLGEAIVRIHEDLSVSKLFS, from the coding sequence ATGGCTACGAAAGAACTTAAAATTTTTTGCGGAAACGCAAATAGGGAGCTCGCGCAGGAGATTGCCGATTATCTTGGCATTTCCATGGGGGTTGCCAATGTCAAAACATTTATGGACGGCGAAATTAACATCGGAATTGATGAAAGCGTAAGGGGTGCCGATGTGTTTGTTGTTCAGCCGACCTGCGCGCCAACCAACGATAGTATTATGGAACTGTTAATCCTTATTGATGCCTTGCGGAGAGCGTCAGCCTATCGGATTACGGCAGTGGTCCCCTATTACGGCTATGCCAGACAGGAAAGGAAGACAAAGGCCAGAGAACCGATTACGGCGAAACTCATGGCCAATCTCATAACGACTGCTGGAGCGGATCGTCTGGTGGCCATGGATCTTCATGCACCTGCAATTCAGGGATTTTTCGACATTCCAGTTGATCATCTCCCCGGGGTACCGATCCTCGCGGAATATTTTATGGAGAAGAAACTCGAAAATATTTGCGTTGTATCGCCTGATATCGGAGGCGTCGGCAGGGCCAGGAATTTTGCGGAACGAATCGGGGCATCGCTCGCAATTGTGGATAAACGTCGGCCTGAACCGAATGTATCAAAAATAATGCATGTCATCGGTGACCTGCAGGGAAAAATAGCAGTACTTATTGACGATATCACAGATACCGGCGGTACGATTACCCAGGCTGCAGCTGTACTGATGGAAAAAGGAGCCAAAGAGGTCTATGCCTGCTGTACGCACCCGGTATTATCTGGTCCTGCTATCGGCATTCTCGAAAAATCCGTTATTAAAGAATTTGTCGTAACAAATACCATTCCTTTAACCCCGGAAAAGAAGATTGATAAGATTAAAGTGCTTTCTGTTGCTCCTTTATTGGGAGAAGCTATCGTTAGAATCCATGAGGACTTATCCGTCAGTAAATTATTCAGTTAG
- a CDS encoding peptidylprolyl isomerase codes for MKKITITMIIMLLASLLMLNACAKQEFAVKVNKQSIPMTTYEEKLNASKTYYEKQGMDFSTDEGMASLESIKSSVLENIIMTELIRQEVEKNKWDTTNPEVTKKIDELKSTLINQDYASFLKEQAMTEEEVANFYAFSYYVGKDVTVSDQEVQQYFESHYSDFGGQDEQVKASHVLVATEAEANKVIQEYKAGKDFSELAKEYSTDTVSKDSGGNLDYFSRGEMVTEFEDAAFSQKVGTISETPVKTKFGYHVILVEDHKEAVVPDFEKVKTSVQEAALANAKNLKVQSYYSELRQAAEVEYAEELKPADTTAK; via the coding sequence ATGAAAAAAATAACAATAACAATGATCATCATGCTGCTTGCTTCGCTGCTTATGCTCAATGCCTGCGCCAAACAGGAATTTGCAGTTAAAGTGAATAAGCAAAGTATCCCCATGACGACTTATGAAGAAAAGTTAAATGCCAGCAAAACCTATTATGAGAAGCAGGGTATGGACTTTAGCACGGATGAGGGCATGGCCAGTCTGGAAAGCATCAAAAGTTCCGTCCTCGAAAATATTATTATGACAGAATTAATTCGACAGGAAGTTGAGAAGAATAAATGGGATACAACCAATCCAGAAGTTACAAAGAAAATAGATGAGCTCAAAAGTACGCTGATCAATCAGGATTACGCAAGCTTTCTGAAAGAACAGGCGATGACCGAAGAAGAAGTGGCCAATTTTTATGCTTTTTCGTATTACGTTGGTAAAGATGTGACAGTTTCGGATCAGGAAGTCCAGCAGTATTTTGAATCGCATTACTCCGATTTTGGCGGACAGGATGAACAGGTCAAGGCCAGCCACGTTTTGGTTGCGACTGAAGCGGAAGCCAATAAAGTAATCCAGGAGTATAAGGCTGGTAAAGATTTTTCCGAACTGGCCAAGGAATATTCTACGGATACCGTGAGTAAGGATTCCGGCGGAAACCTCGACTATTTCTCCCGCGGAGAAATGGTTACGGAATTTGAGGATGCTGCTTTCAGCCAGAAGGTAGGAACCATTTCAGAAACACCAGTCAAGACGAAATTTGGCTACCATGTCATTCTGGTTGAAGACCATAAAGAGGCTGTTGTGCCTGACTTTGAAAAGGTTAAAACAAGCGTTCAGGAAGCTGCTTTGGCAAATGCCAAAAATCTAAAAGTACAAAGCTACTATTCTGAACTCAGACAAGCAGCTGAAGTCGAATACGCCGAAGAATTAAAACCGGCAGATACAACTGCTAAATAA
- the glmU gene encoding bifunctional UDP-N-acetylglucosamine diphosphorylase/glucosamine-1-phosphate N-acetyltransferase GlmU — MSHFTAVILAAGKGTRMKSELPKVMHTLAGRPLIDHVLEKVAKPGINDVITIVGHGREMLSEHLGERTRVVVQEEQLGTGHAVMQVLPLIDEDSSILVLSGDQPLLAGHTLQSLMEIHQKTGSSATVLTAIMENPSGYGRILKENNVFQGIIEEKDADALQKGIKEINTGTYCFNGAALKFALQKITPKNAQGEYYLTDVFDILLSSGQKIEIFCTDDPSEALGINNRVQLAEAEDILYDRIRKYWMMEGVTIINPPSVFIDAEVVLRKDVILNPFTMIKGNTRIEEGANIGPSTTLINCVCQKGCQIEHSVARDAVIGENCLVGPYAYLRPGTVLGKEVKVGDFVEIKNSIIEEGTKIPHLSYIGDSRLGKNVNIGAGTITCNYDGENKHQTIIEDRVFVGSNTNFVAPVSIGKEAVIGAGSTITKDVPDQALAIERSQQRIIENWHLAKKK, encoded by the coding sequence ATGTCTCATTTTACAGCAGTCATTTTGGCTGCGGGAAAAGGTACCCGTATGAAATCGGAATTACCAAAAGTGATGCACACGTTGGCTGGCCGTCCGCTGATCGACCACGTTCTGGAGAAGGTTGCAAAACCGGGAATTAATGATGTTATTACGATTGTCGGTCATGGCCGCGAAATGTTGTCGGAACACCTTGGGGAACGAACCAGGGTGGTTGTTCAGGAAGAACAATTGGGCACAGGTCACGCCGTGATGCAGGTATTGCCATTGATCGATGAAGACAGTAGCATTCTGGTCTTAAGCGGGGATCAGCCGCTTTTAGCCGGGCATACGCTTCAGTCATTAATGGAGATTCACCAAAAGACGGGCTCTTCAGCTACAGTACTCACGGCAATCATGGAGAATCCTTCCGGTTATGGAAGGATACTGAAAGAGAACAATGTTTTTCAAGGCATTATTGAAGAAAAAGATGCAGATGCTTTGCAAAAAGGGATTAAGGAGATCAATACAGGCACCTATTGTTTCAACGGGGCAGCCTTAAAATTTGCGCTTCAGAAGATTACGCCTAAAAATGCCCAGGGCGAGTATTATCTCACTGATGTCTTTGATATCCTACTTTCGTCCGGTCAAAAAATTGAGATCTTTTGTACGGACGACCCGTCAGAAGCTTTAGGCATTAATAATCGGGTTCAGCTGGCTGAAGCTGAGGATATCTTGTATGATCGGATCAGAAAATACTGGATGATGGAGGGAGTAACGATCATCAATCCTCCATCGGTTTTTATAGATGCGGAAGTTGTTCTTAGGAAGGACGTCATCCTTAATCCTTTTACAATGATTAAAGGAAATACCAGGATTGAAGAAGGCGCGAACATTGGCCCCTCGACAACACTGATCAACTGTGTTTGTCAGAAGGGATGTCAGATCGAACACTCTGTTGCGCGAGACGCGGTGATCGGAGAGAATTGCCTTGTGGGACCGTATGCTTACCTGAGACCCGGAACGGTTTTGGGTAAAGAGGTTAAAGTTGGCGATTTCGTAGAAATTAAAAACAGCATCATTGAAGAGGGAACCAAAATCCCTCACCTGAGCTATATTGGCGATTCCAGGTTGGGCAAAAATGTGAACATAGGTGCAGGAACGATTACCTGCAACTATGATGGCGAGAATAAGCACCAGACCATTATTGAAGACCGTGTTTTTGTCGGCAGCAATACAAACTTTGTTGCTCCGGTATCTATCGGCAAAGAAGCAGTCATCGGCGCCGGGTCAACAATTACGAAAGATGTTCCTGATCAGGCTCTGGCAATCGAAAGATCACAACAGCGAATTATTGAAAATTGGCACTTGGCCAAGAAAAAGTAG